The Procambarus clarkii isolate CNS0578487 chromosome 66, FALCON_Pclarkii_2.0, whole genome shotgun sequence genome has a window encoding:
- the LOC138355107 gene encoding uncharacterized protein — MLKNAPNKLGGNRYKVQTLSQMGGASCGDTVRRMMRRIGTYGVWSQYSLVGRKRKRVFKTLDICNVIIKACINTHTNATERDVETSIADMLKNAPNKHGGNRYKGGEARIHVHHTAESHMTNNENSGEPGAWHTAESSLMSI; from the exons atgttgaagaacgccccaaacaaactcggtggaaacagatacaag gtccagacgctgtctcaaatgggcggtgcaagctgtggagacacagtgagacgaatgatgaggaggatagggacctatggggtctggtctcagtattcactcgttgggcgcaagaggaaacgtgtcttcaaaaccttggatatttgtaatgtaataataa aagcctgtatcaacacccacactaatgcaactgaaagagatgttgagacaagtattgctgatatgttgaagaacgccccaaacaaacacggtggaaacagatacaag ggtggtgaagcaagaatacatgtgcatcacacagcagagtcgcatatgacgaataatgaaaacagcggagagcctggtgcatggcataccgctgaatcttctctaatgtctatatag